The stretch of DNA AAAATGTGCTAGCTAATCCAATCCGATTTCCAAAAGCATAATTTATCCAAGAGAAGACATTAGTTCCATATCCTTCAGTTGTAGACAATCCAGCCACAACTATTGCCAGAGGAATAAAAAATAAAATAGCAGTTAATATTAAATAGAAAATCAAATGTCCACCACTTGTAGCTAATGTTGGTAAATTTGAAGTTGTAAAAATAGAAGAGATTGTTAAAGCCGTAAATGCTATTGGAGTAATATTATTATTTGTGTTATTCATAAGCCCTCCTTTATAAAAAATAATTTTATATACTAATGTACAAATAAAAATTATAAAACCTTTAAATAAAAAAAATAAAAAGTCCTATAAATTAAATTTCAGATATCAAAAAGTGTCTTTTAAAATAAATAATTATTTTTAAATTAATTATTATTTTTACTTATGTATAATTATATAAAATTATACAGTTATAAAGATTATATATGTTTTAACTAATAAATAAAATTTAAACTTAAAAAAAATAAAATCTCGTATTATGATGATAATACGAGACTAATTTTATTGAATTTATTAAATATAAATAAATTCAATAATTTAAAAAAAAAAAAACGAGCATAAAAAAATTGTAATACGAGATAACTAAAAAAATTGTGATTATTGTATAAAAAATAGTATAATAAATACGAAGCTTAAATTTATAGGGGGCACAAATGGATATAGATATTTATAAACTTGGAGAAAAATTTAATCTAACAGAATCTGAAGAACTAGCTTTAAGATATATTGTAAATAATATAGAAAAATCTTTAGAAATTGGGGTAAGAGGTGTTGCAAAAGAATGTTTCGCTTCAACCTCTGTGGTTATGAATCTATCTAAAAAATTAGGATATAAAGGTTTTATTGATATGGTTTATAGACTAGAATTAGAGCTGAAATCTACATCTATTGAAAAAACTATTACTGAAAATTTTTGTATAGATTTTTCTATACAAAAGGGCATGAAATTTAGAAACCTTTTAAATAAGACAAAGAATAAAGCAATTTTTGTACATGGCGTGGGATTTTCAGGACCAATTTCCAAATATATTTGTGATAAATTAATGATATTAGGATATTTTTCTATGATGTCTGAGTATATGGAAAGTGTTGAAAAAAACTATGAAGAAAAACCTTTGCTCATTGTAGTTTCTAAATCTGGTGAAACATCTGCAATATTAAATCTTTGTCAAAAAGCAAAGTTAAAAAATGTTCCAATAATTGTCTTTACTGGAATGAAAAATAGTAGTATGGAAAAATGTTCTGAAATAACTTTTGTTATAAAAAATAGTAATCCATTAGATGATAGAAATTTAGAAAAAAATGACTTTTTCGGAAATACAATTTTATTTTTCGAAGAACTAATCGAACAGTATTTAAAATAAAAGTGGGAGAATAATCTCCCACTAAATTATTTTAATTTAGGCCAATAACCTTTATTTGCTTCGATTAAATCATCAAGAATAGCTTTTGCTACAGAAGCACTAGGAACTGTTTTTGACATTGTAAGTGCTTGCCATAATTTTTGATATGAACCTTCTATCCAAGCTTCAACAGTTAATTTCTCAACTGATACTTGTTGTTCCATAAGCCCTTTTTGGAATTGAGGAATTGCACCTATAACTAATGGTTCTGGTCCTGAATTTCCAACAATACAAGGTATTTCAACCATAGCTGTAGGATCAAAATTAACAATAGCCCCATTATTTTCTACAATTAATAGCATCTTTTCTTTTGTATTAAAAGCAATCGCTCTTGCAAGATCAACTATATATGAAGCATGCTCATCTATATGAAGCTCTGTTCCTTTAGATGTTTTAGTTTTCACTATTTTTTCACATTCACCAAATACAAATTTTTCTCTTCCATCCATAACTTCATTTGCTCTTGTATATTCCTTATTAGAATGTTCTACAACATAATCTTGGAATAAATAGTATTTTAAATAAGTATTAGGTAATGTTGTTGGATCTATAGCATAAACATCTTTTGCTTTTGCAAATGTATCACTCCAACTGACATCTGTATGTTGATTATCTCCTTTTTGTGCAACATAACCATATTTGGCAACATGTTCTTTTAACTTTGGCATTAAGTCATTTCCAGCCTTATCTTTTATAGATTTCCACCATCCAAAGTGATTTAAACCATAATACATGATATCCATATCTTTTCTTGAATCTAAACCTAAAATTTCTGCCATTCTAACTTCAATTCCAATTGGCATATCACAAATATTTAAAACTTTTGAACTTGGTTTTAATCTTCTAGTTGCTTCAGCCACTATAGCTGCAGGATTTGAATAATTTAACATCCAAGCATTTGGAGAGTATTTTTCCATATAATCAATTAATTCTATAACTCCTCCAATAGATCTCATACCATAAGCTACTCCTCCAGGTCCACAAGTTTCTTGTCCAACTACACCGTGTTTTAAAGGAATTTTTTCATCTAATTCTCTCATTGGATATTTTCCAACTCTTATATGAGCCATTACAAAATCAATATCAGTAAAAGCTTCTTCAGGTTTTGTAGTATAACTAAACTCTATTTCAGGAGCTTTTTCTTTTAATAGAATTGCACAAGCATCCCCTACTTTTGCTTGTCTCTCAGCATCATTATCATACATTTTAATTTGTCTAATTGGAAATTTATCGAGATTATCCAATAACATTAGAATTATTCCTGGAGTAAATGTACTTCCTCCACCTGCAATTAAAATTGAAAACTTTTTCATAATAAATCCTCCTATGCGTTAACTAAATTTTTATTCATTAAATCTTCAAAACAATCTCTAACTTGAGGAACAGAAAGTCCCACAATAATTTGGAAAGCATTACCTTTTCTCACTACTCCATGAGCTCCAGCCGCTTTAAAGGTAGCATCATTTTCCACGAGACTTTCATCTATAACTGTAACTCTAAGTCTTGTTGCACAATTGTTAACTGTTTCAATATTTTTAGCTCCTCCTAAGGCCTGCAAGAAAGAATAGGCTTGATCAAAATAAGCATTTTCAACTACTATATTCGCATTTTTAACATCTTTTTTATTTTTAAAATCTTCTTTAGAATAAAGTTTAACTTCTTCATTTTCATCTTCTCTTCCAGGAGTTTTCAATTTAAATCTTTCAATACAATATTTAAATACAAAATAATAAATGGGAATAAACGCCATTCCAACTCCAAGTTGAGCAATCATTACTGCTGTATGATTTTTAAAAAGTGGTATCCAGTTAATTGCAGCTATTTCTATTAATCCAGATCCCATATTTCCAACAACACCAAAAGCATACATTATAGCTGCCATACTTGCTGCTAAAACAGCATGTATTGCAAATAAAAATGGTGCTATAAATAAGAAAGTAAATTCTAATGGTTCTGTTATCCCTACTAAAACAGCTGTAAGAGTAGCTGGAATTAAAAGACCTGAAACAATTTTTTTCTTATCAGGATGAGCTGTTTTATATATAGCTAATGCTATTCCAATTGCCCCAAATATTTTACTATTACCATGTAAGGCGAATCCTCCTTGAGGAAACAACTCTTTTAAAGGTAATGTTGAATTTGCAAATTTAGAAAGATTTTCTGCCCAAAAAACTTGTATTCCACTATCAACAACAGCAGGACCAAATATAAAAGGTCCATATACAAAATGGTGAAGTCCTGTAGGTATAAGAATTCTTTCAAGTAAAGTATATAACCAAACCCCAAAAGTTCCAGAAGAAATCATTAATGTTTGTAAAGATGAAATTCCTAATTGTACTTTAGGCCAAACTAAACATGTCATATAAGCTGCTGGAATCATTGCCAAAAATGCTATCATCCCAACAAGGGCACTTCCTTGAAATATGCCTAAAAAATCTGGAAGTTTTGTATCAAAAAACTTATTGTGAATGTATATAGTTAAACCTGATATTGCAATTGCTCCAACAATACTTGTATCCAAAGTTTTAATACCTGCAATTGTTGTTAGTCCACTAACTCCCCCAATACTTTGAGTAAAATCTACTCCAAAACTTGGTCCCCAGAAAGTTAGAATTGCATTAATAAAATAGTTAAATGTTAAATAAGTTACTAAAACTGATAGACAAGCACGTGGATGAGCTTTTTTTGCTAATCCTATGGGAAGACCTACTGCAAAAATTAATGGTAACTGTCTAAATACAGTCCATCCTCCCTCTTCAATAACATATACTAACTTATAAAATAATCCATTTGGATCGGCTAAAGAACCTACAAAATCTGGATTTTTTAAAATAATCGTTAAAGCAACTGTTAAACCTGCAAAAGGAAATAATAATACAGGTGCAAAAAGTGCTCCACCTAACCTTTGAAAGAATTTTAACATCTTTGTTACCTCCTAATTTTTTTCTAGGATCCCTCTATTAATTGAAGTATACAACTAAAAAAGTTCTAAATCAATACTTGGAGATGTAAAAACACACATTACACCGGACATAACATGTTATGTCTATTAAAAGTCACTTTATTTTTCACTCTTTAGCTTTATCGGAATATTTATATTATAATAAAAAAAAACCTCTATAAAAGAGGTTTTAGTTCATTAAACTTTTTTTCTATTTTGTGGTTTACCAGAATTATTTTTATTCTTTGAAAACTTAGATTTTTCTTGAGGTTTAGAATCTTTTCTAAATCTTTCTCTATCATTTGTCATCGGTTTTTTAGATAAAGATTTCTCATCACCATGTATTTTAGCAAAGTTTATTTTATTTACTTTTAAAATTTCTGTAAGTATTTTTTTATCATCAATTGAAGAGAATGATATAACAATACCATTTTTATTAGCTCTTCCAGTTCTTCCACTTCTATGAGTAAAAGCCTCAGCTGTTTTAGGTAGATCAAAGTTGATAACATGAGTAACTTGAGGTATATCTAAGCCTCTTGCGGCTATATCTGTGGCTACTAAAATATTATAATCACCATTTCTAAATCCAGATAATGCTGCATCTCTTTGATTTTGTGATAAATTTCCTTGGAAATTTACAGCTTTTTTTCCTTTTGATTCTAAAGTTTTACTTAAATGTCTTGCTTTATGCTTTCCATTCGTAAATACAATAACTGATTCAATTTCATGATTATCTAATAGCTCTAAAAGCTTAGTTTTTTTATCATCATGATCAATATGATATAATTCGTGTTCTATTAATTTTACA from Candidatus Cetobacterium colombiensis encodes:
- a CDS encoding MurR/RpiR family transcriptional regulator is translated as MDIDIYKLGEKFNLTESEELALRYIVNNIEKSLEIGVRGVAKECFASTSVVMNLSKKLGYKGFIDMVYRLELELKSTSIEKTITENFCIDFSIQKGMKFRNLLNKTKNKAIFVHGVGFSGPISKYICDKLMILGYFSMMSEYMESVEKNYEEKPLLIVVSKSGETSAILNLCQKAKLKNVPIIVFTGMKNSSMEKCSEITFVIKNSNPLDDRNLEKNDFFGNTILFFEELIEQYLK
- a CDS encoding 6-phospho-alpha-glucosidase — its product is MKKFSILIAGGGSTFTPGIILMLLDNLDKFPIRQIKMYDNDAERQAKVGDACAILLKEKAPEIEFSYTTKPEEAFTDIDFVMAHIRVGKYPMRELDEKIPLKHGVVGQETCGPGGVAYGMRSIGGVIELIDYMEKYSPNAWMLNYSNPAAIVAEATRRLKPSSKVLNICDMPIGIEVRMAEILGLDSRKDMDIMYYGLNHFGWWKSIKDKAGNDLMPKLKEHVAKYGYVAQKGDNQHTDVSWSDTFAKAKDVYAIDPTTLPNTYLKYYLFQDYVVEHSNKEYTRANEVMDGREKFVFGECEKIVKTKTSKGTELHIDEHASYIVDLARAIAFNTKEKMLLIVENNGAIVNFDPTAMVEIPCIVGNSGPEPLVIGAIPQFQKGLMEQQVSVEKLTVEAWIEGSYQKLWQALTMSKTVPSASVAKAILDDLIEANKGYWPKLK
- a CDS encoding alpha-glucoside-specific PTS transporter subunit IIBC, whose amino-acid sequence is MLKFFQRLGGALFAPVLLFPFAGLTVALTIILKNPDFVGSLADPNGLFYKLVYVIEEGGWTVFRQLPLIFAVGLPIGLAKKAHPRACLSVLVTYLTFNYFINAILTFWGPSFGVDFTQSIGGVSGLTTIAGIKTLDTSIVGAIAISGLTIYIHNKFFDTKLPDFLGIFQGSALVGMIAFLAMIPAAYMTCLVWPKVQLGISSLQTLMISSGTFGVWLYTLLERILIPTGLHHFVYGPFIFGPAVVDSGIQVFWAENLSKFANSTLPLKELFPQGGFALHGNSKIFGAIGIALAIYKTAHPDKKKIVSGLLIPATLTAVLVGITEPLEFTFLFIAPFLFAIHAVLAASMAAIMYAFGVVGNMGSGLIEIAAINWIPLFKNHTAVMIAQLGVGMAFIPIYYFVFKYCIERFKLKTPGREDENEEVKLYSKEDFKNKKDVKNANIVVENAYFDQAYSFLQALGGAKNIETVNNCATRLRVTVIDESLVENDATFKAAGAHGVVRKGNAFQIIVGLSVPQVRDCFEDLMNKNLVNA